In Lates calcarifer isolate ASB-BC8 linkage group LG15, TLL_Latcal_v3, whole genome shotgun sequence, one genomic interval encodes:
- the pou2f2a gene encoding POU domain, class 2, transcription factor 2 isoform X5, producing MSKPVEVEKVGADSPLEGTDSERNGPESNHQAQSMKVNPFPLSPTLSSSKNKMEECGEMSPALPPSHGPTPSQTALQHTQLMLTGSQLAGLTALLPAQQQLLLQQAQAQLLAAAVQQSNAAHAAHAAHAAAQANQQAQAAAAANQQAQQQQQQQQQQQVGQTGQQAQSQSQGQSTQEQTGQSVPVPPPPPQLTLSQPIQLTAQDIQQLLQLQQLVLVPGHPLPSPAQFLLPQAQQSQQGGDASFMRLLSTPNLIPLPQQNQGSLLSAPTRMGLQAQRDKSVEVSGGGGVTTMPSVTSHSEEPSDLEELEQFARTFKQRRIKLGFTQGDVGLAMGKLYGNDFSQTTISRFEALNLSFKNMCKLKPLLEKWLNDAETMSIDSTLPSPSSLSSPSLGFDGVPGRRRKKRTSIETNVRVALERSFMTNQKPTSEEILLIAEQLNMEKEVIRVWFCNRRQKEKRINPTSATPPLPNQPPTAPPTHKPPCYSPHMMSSQLSQAVTSLSSTTVSTMSSVCPLTSSLTSTHPSLSSTHPSLSSAPSPVTPPPPPPRSTASPATPSHSTLNLNTGLWRMGKKNGDVSNYITDFAANLSPSSQWWPAASFQS from the exons AATAAGATGGAGGAGTGTGGTGAGATGTCCCCGgcccttcctccctctcatgGCCCGACCCCCTCACAGACAGCCCTGCAACATACACAGCTCATGCTGACCGGCTCCCAACTAGCAGGG TTGACAGCTCTGTTGCCAGCACAGCAGCAGTTGTTGCTGCAGCAGGCTCAGGCGCAGCTCCTTGCTGCGGCCGTGCAGCAGTCCAATGCAGCCCACGCCGCTCACGCTGCCCACGCAGCTGCTCAAGCCAATCAGCAAGCTCAGGCAGCCGCAGCAGCAAATCAGCaagcccagcagcagcagcagcagcagcagcagcagcaggtgggaCAAACGGGTCAGCAGGCTCAGTCGCAGTCCCAGGGACAGAGCACACAGGAACAGACAGGCCAAAGTGTCCCTGTCCCACCTCCTCCGCCCCAGCTCACCCTGTCCCAGCCAATCCAGCTCACCGCCCAG GACATCCAGCAGTTGCTGCAGCTTCAACAGTTGGTGTTGGTGCCTGGCCACCCGCTCCCATCTCCTGCCCAGTTCCTTCTCCCACAGGCGCAGCAGTCCCAGCAAGGTGGGGACGCTTCATTCATGA gaCTCCTATCGACACCAAATCTTATTCCGCTACCTCAGCAAAACCAAGGGAGCCTGCTGTCTGCTCCAACCAGAATGGGACTTCAAGCACAG CGAGACAAGAGTGTGGAGGTGAGCGGTGGCGGAGGTGTGACCACGATGCCCTCAGTGACCTCTCACTCCGAGGAGCCCAGTgacctggaggagctggagcaaTTCGCCCGCACTTTCAAACAGAGACGCATCAAACTGGGCTTCACACAG GGAGATGTAGGCTTGGCCATGGGGAAGCTGTACGGCAATGACTTCAGCCAGACAACCATCTCCCGCTTTGAGGCCCTCAATTTGAGCTTTAAGAACATGTGCAAGCTGAAGCCACTGCTGGAGAAGTGGCTCAATGATGCAG AGACCATGTCTATAGACAGTACCCTGCCTAGCCCCAGCTCcttgtcctctccctctctgggcTTCGACGGGGTCCCTGGTCGCCGCAGAAAGAAGAGAACCAGCATTGAGACGAATGTACGCGTGGCCCTGGAGCGCTCATTCATGACG aacCAGAAGCCTACCTCAGAGGAGATCCTGTTGATCGCCGAGCAGCTCAACATGGAGAAGGAGGTGATCCGGGTCTGGTTCTGCAACCGCCGGCAGAAAGAGAAGCGCATCAATCCCACCAGTGCCACCCCTCCCCTGCCCAACCAGCCCCCCACTGCCCCACCAACGCACAAACCGCCCTGCTACAGCCCTCACATG aTGTCCAGCCAGCTGTCGCAGGCCGTGACCAGTCTCAGCAGCACAACAGTGTCTACCATGTCCTCCGTCTGCCCCCTGACTTCCAGCCTCACCtccacccacccctccctcaGCTCAACCCACCCCTCTCTCAGCTCCGCACCCTCCCCGGtgacccctcctcctcctcctccccgcaGCACGGCCAGCCCAGCCACTCCCAGCCACAGCACACTCAATCTTAACACAGG CTTATGGCGTATGGGTAAAAAGAACGGTGACGTGTCTAACTACATCACCGATTTCGCTGCAAACTTGAG CCCTAGCAGCCAGTGGTGGCCAGCTGCCTCTTTCCAGTCTTGA